The segment CATCCTGTCCATCACCGTTCAAAGTAAAAAAAGGGCCCTGCTGGAACTGACCCAGATCGGTACCAATATTTTCAAGGAACGCCTGCAGACCATCCCCGGCGTGAGCAGCATCCGCATCTGGGGAGAGAAAAAGTATGCGATGCGCCTGGAACTGGACCCTACCCGCATGAGGGAATTGAACATCACCCCGCTGGATGTCCAGGATGCACTGGATGCCCAGAACATAGAGCTGCCCTCAGGTCGCATTGAAGGCCATGAAACCGAATTGACCGTCCGCACCATCGGCCGCCTCTATACGCCGGAAGAATTTGAGAACCTCATCATAGGCAGATACCAACAGACGCTTGTCCGTCTGAAAGACATCGGCACCGCCCGCCTGGGCGCTGAGTCGGAAAGGACCATTCTGCGTGGTAATGGCATGATCCCCATGGTGGGTATTGCCCTGCAACCACAGCCGGGTTCCAATTATATCGATATCGTCGACGAAGCATTCCGCCGTATCGAGATCATGAAGAAAGAATTGCCGCCGGACATCGAGCTGGATGTGGCCATGGATAAAACAATCACTATCCGCAAGGCGATCGAGGAAGTGAAATCCACCATCCTGCTTGCATTCATTCTTGTGCTGGGCGTCATATTCTTCTTCCTGAGAAACTGGCGCACCACCATGATCCCCGTGGTACTCATTCCGATCGCGCTGATAGGCAGCCTTGCTGTACTTTATGCCGCCGGCTTCTCGATCAATATCCTGTCGCTGCTCGGACTAGTGCTTGCCACCGGACTGGTTGTGGACGATGCCATTGTGGTCATGGAAAATATTTATGCCAAAGTGGAAGCAGGTGTGCACCCGGTAAAGGCTGCATTTGAAGGTTCCAGGGAAGTGTATTTCGCCGTGATCGCCACATCGGTGACCCTGGTTTGCGTGTTCCTGCCCATATTCTTTATGTCCGGACTTACGGGACAATTGTTCCGTGAGTTCGCCATTGTCGTGGTGGGCGCCATGGTCATCTCCACCTTTATTACGCTCTCCCTCACGCCTATGATGTGCTCGCGCATGCTGAAGAAAAGCAGCCGTGAGAATGCATTGATGCGCACCTTCGGCAGGGTGGTGGACAATCTTACCAAAGGTTATCACAAAGCTTTGCTATCATTTATGAACCAACGGTGGCTTGCAGTTCCCGTACTTTTGTTCATGGTCGGCATCATTTTCTGGATCGGGAACAGCCTGAAGTCCGAACTGGCTCCGATGGAAGACAAGAGCCAGTTAAGGATCATCTCCACCGCACCGGAAGGTACTTCCTATGAAGCAATGGACCATTATCAACTCCGGTTGATGAGTATCCTGGATACCCTTCCCGAGAAAGCTTTCCTGCTGGGAGTCACATCCCCTACGTTCAGGGCTTCCACCGCGGCCAATTCAGCATTCATCTACATGCCGCTCAAGCAACCGTCGGACAGGGAAAAATCCCAGGACCAGCTGGCGAATGAGATCAATGCAAAACTCGGAACGCTGACCTTCGCCAAATCCTTTGTCGTGCAGGAGCCTACGATCAAAGTGAGTTCCGGAGGCGGCAGGCTTCCCATACAGTTTGTGTTACAGGCGCCGGACCTGGAACGATTGAAGGAGGTGCTGCCGTCTTTCATGGACCGTGTACAGAACAGTGAAATTTTCGCAGTGTCGCAGGTCGACCTGAAATTCAACAAACCCGAGATAACCGTCACGATCAACCGCAGCAAGGCTATGTTGATGGGGGTGAGTGTCGCTGATATCGCCCGGACTTTGCAGACCTTTCTGAGCGAACAACGCCTGGGTTATTTTATTCTTGATGGAAAACAATACCAGGTTCTGGTGGAAGCCGTGAAGGAACGCAAGGACGAACCCCTGGATGTGAAAGGCATTTCCGTACGAAACGCAAGCGGACAAATGGTCACGCTCGACAACCTGGTGGATATCGACCATCGAAGTCGCCCTCCGTCCCTGCTTCGCTA is part of the Flavobacteriales bacterium genome and harbors:
- a CDS encoding efflux RND transporter permease subunit — protein: MTLSEISIKRPVLATVFAIVIILLGVVGYLSLGVREYPSVDPPVVTVQTNYPGANAEVIEAQITEPLEEQINSIDGVKILSSISTDGRSTITVEFMAEMDLDNAANDVRDKVAKAVGNLPPDAEPPTVNKADANAETILSITVQSKKRALLELTQIGTNIFKERLQTIPGVSSIRIWGEKKYAMRLELDPTRMRELNITPLDVQDALDAQNIELPSGRIEGHETELTVRTIGRLYTPEEFENLIIGRYQQTLVRLKDIGTARLGAESERTILRGNGMIPMVGIALQPQPGSNYIDIVDEAFRRIEIMKKELPPDIELDVAMDKTITIRKAIEEVKSTILLAFILVLGVIFFFLRNWRTTMIPVVLIPIALIGSLAVLYAAGFSINILSLLGLVLATGLVVDDAIVVMENIYAKVEAGVHPVKAAFEGSREVYFAVIATSVTLVCVFLPIFFMSGLTGQLFREFAIVVVGAMVISTFITLSLTPMMCSRMLKKSSRENALMRTFGRVVDNLTKGYHKALLSFMNQRWLAVPVLLFMVGIIFWIGNSLKSELAPMEDKSQLRIISTAPEGTSYEAMDHYQLRLMSILDTLPEKAFLLGVTSPTFRASTAANSAFIYMPLKQPSDREKSQDQLANEINAKLGTLTFAKSFVVQEPTIKVSSGGGRLPIQFVLQAPDLERLKEVLPSFMDRVQNSEIFAVSQVDLKFNKPEITVTINRSKAMLMGVSVADIARTLQTFLSEQRLGYFILDGKQYQVLVEAVKERKDEPLDVKGISVRNASGQMVTLDNLVDIDHRSRPPSLLRYNRYTSATIEADPAPGYTIGDGVDEMRSIAADLLDESFSTELAGGASDFEESAKSTNLIFLFALVLVYLTLAAQFESFRDPLIIMLTVPLALAGAVITLWWFDQTLNIFSQIGMIVLVGIVTKNGILIVEFANQKRDAGMSLREAASEAASQRFRPILMTSLSTVLGALPIALALGDAGSSRIPMGLTIIGGLILALVLTLFVIPALYSYIASKENHKINEADFS